One stretch of Zingiber officinale cultivar Zhangliang chromosome 6B, Zo_v1.1, whole genome shotgun sequence DNA includes these proteins:
- the LOC121992026 gene encoding TOM1-like protein 1 yields the protein MSDNLMDKVSSFGERLKIGGAEVSRKMKDSMSSMSFKMKELFQGQNQAEKIVEEATSENLDGPDWSANLEICDMINSENFNSIDFIRGIKKRIILKDPRVQYLALVLLETCVKNCEKAFSEVAAERILDEMVKLIDDPQTVVNNRNKALIMIEAWGESGDELRYLPVYEETYKSLKSRGIHFPGRDNESLGPIFTPRSVTETEADDSLSQQTYDDVPTFSLTAEQIKETFDVAHNSLELLSTVLSSSPHQEALQDDLTKTLFLQCQQSQYTVQRIIETAADNEVVLFEALNINDELQKVLSKYEELKKPPLVQSEPEPAMIPVAVEPEDSPRVSREDALVRKPVGSRTKSSSDDDALKNLDEMIFGTKGGSTSEDQDPKKKQQKDNLITF from the exons ATGAGTGACAATTTGATGGATAAAGTCAGTTCCTTTGGGGAACGTTTGAAAATTGGTGGTGCTGAGGTGAGCAGGAAAATGAAAGACAGCATGAGCTCCATGAGTTTCAAGATGAAGGAGTTATTCCAAGGTCAGAACCAAGCTGAGAAGATCGTGGAAGAGGCAACATCGGAGAACTTAGATGGTCCTGACTGGTCTGCTAACCTTGAGATCTGTGACATGATTAACAGTGAAAATTTCAACAGTATTGACTTTATCCGTGGCATAAAGAAACGGATCATATTGAAGGATCCCAGGGTTCAATACCTTGCTTTAGTCCTTCTTGAGACCTGTGTAAAAAATTGTGAGAAGGCTTTCTCAGAGGTTGCTGCAGAGCGCATCCTTGATGAGATGGTCAAACTTATTGATGATCCTCAGACTGTTGTAAATAACAGGAATAAAGCTCTTATCATGATTGAAGCATGGGGAGAGTCTGGGGATGAGCTCCGGTATTTACCAGTCTATGAGGAAACCTACAAG AGCTTGAAATCTAGAGGTATCCATTTTCCAGGACGAGATAACGAAAGTTTAGGTCCAATTTTTACTCCACGTTCAGTTACAGAGACCGAAGCAGATGACAGTTTGTCACAACAGACTTATGACGATGTACCCACATTTAGTTTAACAGCTGAACAGATAAAGGAAACATTTGATGTTGCTCACAACAGTCTTGAACTTCTGTCAACAGTTCTCTCTTCCTCACCTCATCAAGAAGCTCTTCAG GACGACTTGACAAAAACCCTCTTCCTACAATGCCAACAAAGCCAATACACTGTCCAGAGAATCATCGAGACCGCAGCTGACAATGAAGTAGTTCTATTCGAGGCCTTGAACATCAACGATGAGCTCCAGAAGGTCCTCTCTAAGTATGAAGAGCTGAAGAAGCCTCCGCTGGTACAATCCGAACCTGAACCAGCAATGATACCGGTCGCTGTGGAACCCGAAGATTCTCCTCGTGTCAGTAGAGAAGATGCCCTCGTCCGAAAACCTGTTGGTTCAAGGACCAAGTCAAGCAGCGACGATGACGCCCTGAAGAACCTTGACGAGATGATCTTTGGCACCAAGGGAGGCAGCACATCCGAGGATCAAGATCCCAAAAAGAAGCAACAGAAGGATAATCTGATCACCTTCTAA
- the LOC121992029 gene encoding 4-coumarate--CoA ligase 2-like yields the protein MISVASHESEPPVEVSAAIHPPETVVFKSRLPDIDLINYLPLHTYCFQRLSEFADFACLISAADGKVYSFAETHRLCRKAAAGLAKLGVRKGDVIMVLLQNSPEFIFTFMGGSMLGAAATTANPFTTPAEIYKQFEAAGAKLVVTQSVYVDKLRNEEIFPRIGEGLTVVTTDEVAPAGCTSFWEVVGAAEEMEEEAAVEADDLVALPFSSGTTGLPKGVMLTHKNLVSSIAQQVDGDNPNLHLKAGEDVVLCVLPLFHIFALNSVLLCSLRAGAATVLMPKFEMGVMLQVIERHRVSMAAVVPPLVLALAKNPEVEKYDLSSIRIILSGAAPLGKELEDALRNRVPQAILGQGYGMTEAGPVLSMCPAFAKHPTPVKSGSCGSVVRNAEMKVVDPDTGFSLGRNKSGEICIRGPQIMKGYLNDIDATSKTIDIEGWLHTGDIGYVDDDDEVFIVDRVKELIKYKGFQVPPAELESLLISHPEIVDAAVVPQKDVTAGEVPAAFVVRAINSDINEEAIKEFISKQVVFYKRLQRVYFIHSIPKSATGKILRKELRAKLASAS from the exons ATGATTTCCGTCGCTTCTCATGAGTCCGAGCCGCCGGTGGAAGTATCCGCCGCGATCCACCCGCCGGAGACGGTCGTTTTCAAGTCGAGGCTGCCCGACATCGACCTTATCAACTACCTCCCCCTCCACACCTACTGCTTCCAGCGGCTCTCGGAGTTCGCCGATTTCGCCTGCCTCATCTCCGCCGCCGACGGGAAGGTTTACTCCTTCGCGGAGACCCATCGGCTGTGCCGTAAGGCCGCCGCCGGGCTGGCCAAGCTCGGCGTCAGGAAGGGTGACGTCATTATGGTGCTGCTCCAGAACTCCCCTGAATTCATATTCACCTTCATGGGCGGCTCCATGCTCGGCGCCGCCGCCACCACCGCCAATCCCTTCACCACGCCAGCGGAGATCTATAAGCAGTTCGAGGCCGCCGGCGCGAAGCTCGTCGTCACGCAGTCCGTCTACGTCGACAAGCTCCGTAACGAAGA GATTTTTCCGAGAATCGGTGAGGGTTTGACGGTGGTGACGACTGACGAGGTGGCTCCGGCGGGCTGCACGAGCTTCTGGGAGGTGGTGGGGGCGGCGGAGGAGATGGAGGAGGAGGCCGCGGTGGAGGCGGATGATCTGGTGGCGCTGCCGTTCTCGTCAGGGACGACGGGGCTGCCGAAGGGGGTGATGCTGACGCACAAGAACCTGGTGTCGAGCATCGCGCAGCAGGTGGACGGCGACAACCCGAATCTGCACCTGAAGGCCGGCGAGGACGTGGTCCTCTGCGTGCTGCCGCTCTTCCACATCTTCGCGCTCAACTCGGTGCTTCTGTGCTCTCTGAGGGCCGGCGCCGCCACCGTGCTGATGCCCAAGTTCGAGATGGGGGTGATGCTGCAGGTGATCGAGCGCCACCGAGTGTCGATGGCGGCGGTGGTGCCGCCGCTGGTCCTGGCGCTGGCAAAGAACCCCGAGGTGGAGAAGTACGACCTCAGCTCCATCAGGATCATACTCTCCGGGGCGGCGCCGCTGGGAAAGGAGCTGGAGGACGCGCTCCGGAACAGAGTACCCCAAGCTATACTCGGCCAG GGTTACGGCATGACCGAGGCTGGGCCAGTGCTGTCGATGTGCCCTGCCTTTGCTAAGCATCCGACTCCGGTTAAATCCGGCTCATGTGGTTCGGTCGTGAGGAATGCCGAGATGAAAGTGGTCGACCCGGACACGGGCTTCTCCCTCGGTCGGAATAAATCCGGAGAGATCTGCATCCGGGGTCCTCAAATCATGAAAG GCTATCTTAACGATATCGATGCCACATCGAAGACGATCGACATTGAGGGATGGCTGCACACAGGAGATATTGGATACGTCGACGATGATGATGAGGTGTTCATAGTGGATAGAGTGAAGGAGCTTATCAAATACAAAGGTTTTCAG GTGCCGCCGGCCGAGCTTGAATCTTTGCTAATTAGCCACCCGGAGATTGTCGATGCGGCTGTGGTCCC GCAAAAAGATGTCACAGCCGGGGAAGTCCCGGCAGCTTTTGTGGTTCGAGCTATCAATTCCGACATCAACGAAGAAGCCATAAAAGAATTCATATCCAAACAG GTGGTGTTCTACAAGAGATTGCAGAGGGTTTACTTCATCCATTCCATTCCTAAATCAGCAACAGGGAAGATACTGAGGAAGGAGTTGAGAGCCAAGCTCGCAAGTGCTTCTTAA